In Brettanomyces bruxellensis chromosome 7, complete sequence, the sequence ACTTACCAATATGTGAAATGTACTTGTAAATACCAATCTGTAATGCTTGTAAATACCAATCTGTGGAAAATACGTGAAATACTGATCTGCTGAAATTGACAATTTCCCATGACTCTATATAACATATCTGTCAgttacttctttttctgtatAAACTTCAGAATCCTTAAAGTATTCTTAGGGCTATCATTTATCCGTACTGTCAAAATATTACACTTTCATGAAGCTCATCAGATGAGATATAAATTTCGCATTGTGATAAAGTATACACCACAGCTCATATCACACTTAATGAAGATATTCTCCATAACAAACTACACTTTCCTTATAAATTTTGTGATTTCATCCTGAATAACACATTATCCTCCGGTTATCTTTCGGGATCTGCAAAATATCTATCGATTATCTGCCTATCTGTACATCCTATCTATCGGTTGTCTCCAGGTAGTAATATTCAATTATTATTGCACAACTATAACTAAGTTCATATTTAATGAAGATAGATGTAGCAGATGTGATAAATCGTAATAGGTAAATGTGGAAAATGTTATTCCTAAATCCCTAATCCTAGAGCATCTATTATACCGAAGTAGACGCGCCTATCGACCGTGTCTTCGATAAAAGTGATGTACAAGTTATGTGTAAGTCGTGCATAAGCTATTTACAGGTCGTCTATCAGTCATTTAAAGTTACTCCGGTCGTCTATCAGTCCTCTATGGTTATTCCAATCATCTACCAGTCTTTAAACCTACTCCAGTCATCTACCAGCCATCTGAAACCATTCCAATATCCATCTCAAGGTTGATATACTACCTGTAAGATTTATCTACAACCATCCGTCCCTAAGTCCAGCTTTCCTAGTAAAATATCCATCTATTATCTCCAAATCACATTATAAGCACTCCATTCACCATACCTGTGtatctatatatatttcgTTCCTAATGATGTCTCCTATGCACAACTGTAAatccatcatcatcaacttccGGTTCATGCCTATGTTTTGGTCCCTCATCCACATCCATGGCATCTGGATCCTCCTTCTCCACAAGCTCCGgaatattatcattatcttcttcttcttcctcatcacTAGTATCAGGATTGAGTGGATCTGCGGCCACGTTCACAACCTTCTTCTCACTTTGTCTCCTACTTTGAGTCTCTTTCCAGTGCTCATACATGTGTTTGACGTTATCAAAGTTTCCGGCAAGACATTCTTTGTATGCTTGAACGACTCTTTGCCCAACAACAACTGTCGATTCGTCCTCAACTACCACACCAAACTCATCCTGCATCGCATTAAATAGCAGTTCATGAATGTATATTATATCgatttcattattctccTTGAACGAATCCACTATAATCCCCGTCATCCAATCTCTCTTGTCCGCAGAGTTTGGCCCTCCCCATAGATTATCCACTGCTGTTTGTAATGTTTCCCATCTGTAGATAATCATAGACACACCAAGTTCAAAATTGgcttgcttcttttcatctgcaaTTAGCAACGACTTCTGGCCTGGCTGTGCACACAAATATCCTGAATCCTCAAGCACAATTTCTGTCATCACTGTTTCACTAATTTCCGAATTTACTGCTGTTTAAATCTGGTattacgaaaaaaaaagagcttGTCAAAGCATCTAAAACCAGCCGTCTGGTCttgatgaatattttttcacctcATATTTCACGTCACGTGATCGGGGCCTGAGATCATTGCTGGGATTTCTCACATTAAGGAATTAAGGGGGTAAATACAGGGCTTTAAACAAGACGAGACATGGCGAAATCATCATATTAAATGCCTTTGCAAGTTATATGCCCAATTTTTAGAAACTTCCTTTCAGGCTTTGAGCATATCCCGGCATTTTGATTTCAATTAGTGTTCACCTATTTTCCAGCTGAGCATCAGATGCCAAGCActgcgaaaaaaaaagaataatggagtgagcagaaaaaaaataaaaataaaaataaaaaaataggaaagaaaataaaaaaaaagaacgatTGCGTGTGCTGAATTCGTGAAGTCATTCCAATTGTTCCAGTCCCACGACACAAGGAAATCTGAAACTGAGTTTCAAACTAATCTaagcatatatatacatcCATTTTTTTAGATATTCATACGTGTGGAACTAAATTCTATCTAATAACACGCGGCTCTGTCCAAAAAGCTGCATATAGATTCGTCAGTTGCCTGTTCCTACAGATTAACATTCCAAAGTGAAATTCCACTATTATCGGTAGCTAACAGCACATAAAGGTGTTTAGAAGACAAGAGTTCTCGGCCATACCAGCCAATACAGTTGATGTCAGCACGGAGAAAAGTTGTGGCACGTGAAAACACGATTAAAATCGAAAATGCCCTTCGACAACTGAAGAATAGACGGGAAAGCGTACCAAACCGCGATCCAACAATATATATCGATGATGATGGGCATAAATACAAAACCACCTCGCGTATTATGATGGATGTTGAGCCGCCGACGTTGGAAAAGCCAACTGATGAGAGAGTTTTTGCGCGTGAGAACCAAACTCCAGACTATAAGTACCTTAGAGAGCATTTCAAAAGAGAGGGAAAGTTGAACAAGTCGCAAGTGCTGAAAATCATCAACAGGGCGACTGAAATCTTCACAAAGGAGCCAAACTTGCTGCACGTTCCTCCGCCGGTTACCGTGTGTGGGGACGTGCACGGCCAATATTACGATCTGTTGAAGATTTTCGAGATTTCGGGTGATCCAGACAAGACTTCATACTTGTTTATGGGTGATTACGTTGACCGCGGTTCGAACTCGCTAGAggtgcttcttcttctttatgcGATGAAGATATGCCACCCTGAGACATTTTTCATGCTGCGGGGGAACCACGAGACTCTTCAGATGACGTCACATTTCACATTTAAGACCGAGTGTCTGTTGAAGTACGATGAGTCCGTTTACAAAGCAGCATTGAAGTCTTTTGCCGCCCTTCCGATAGCGGCCATTATGAACAAGCAGTTTCTATGTGTTCACGGAGGAATGTCGAAGGATCTTCACACTTTGGACGATGTTCGGGCTATCGACCGCTTCCAGGTCGATGTTCCCTCACATGGAATATTTTGCGACCTCATGTGGGCCGATCCGTCGAACGAGTACGATACGGAGGATattgaggatgaggatgagttCTTCAGCGAGAATTATGACCGCGGATGCTCGTACATGTTCACATATCCAGCGGTTTGCCGTTTTCTAAAGAAAAATCGGCTTCTCTGCATGATTCGGGCCCACCAGGCACAGGATGCCGGATACAGGATGTACAGGAAGACGCTTCCGCAGCAATTCCCGTCGGTAATCACGCTTTTTTCCGCTCCAAACTACTGCGGAACTTACGGAAATAAGGCTGCAGTTCTCAAATATGACACTGCAGTGATGAATATTCGACAGTTTGGCTCGCAGCCCGAGCCTTACCACCTCCCGGACTTCATGAACGTGTTCACGTGGTCAATACCGTTTGTGGCAGAGCGTGTTTTCGACATCCTCTACTCTGTGCTCAACATATGCACTGATGAAGAGCTCGAAAAGGGCACCCCGTTGTCTAAAGAACTCACAAAAACAATCGAGGATGTCAAGAAAAGCAGGCATATTGGCTCATCTTCCAGGGCATCGTTACTCTCTGAGTTAACCTCGAATAACGGAGATGGTGGATCGAAATCGCTCGATAAAACGGCTTTACGGAACAAAATACTCGCCATCGGCCGTGTTTCCAGGATGTTCAACATTCTCCGGCAGGAGGCCGAGAAGGTGGAGCAGCTCAGAAACCTTTCTGGAGGCTCTAGTCTCCCTAAAGGTGTTCTTCTTGGCGGTCAGGGTGAGTTGGATAAGAAATTGAgctcttttgaagaagcacGTTTGGCCGATCTTTCCAATGAGGCCATGCCACCCACTCCCGAGCAACGTGCTAAAGCTGCTTCCAGAAGATACAGTGATTTACTCAAAGAGGCGGAAGAACAAGCACCGAAATGAGAATCTGTTGTTTTCTTCGATGTACGTTTTTTTGTCTgttttggaaaaataataaattacCCACCTGCTTGGTCCGCTTGTTGTCATGCTAATATAATCTTTGTTTACATTCATATCTGATTTTCTGTTTTGCTTGTTCTTTCACTTGTAGTAATATCTTTTGTACCTTCTCTGCTACTCGCTTATCAGAAATGATaatccctttttttttttttttgatactTACTTTTTTGAAAGCAGGCGATCCAGCCGCACTTGGTGttataagaaaaaatataatgaaTAGATGCTTGTCGTATTTTCAAGCAATCTAGCATTTAACgttatttgcatttgcacTCATA encodes:
- a CDS encoding uncharacterized protein (BUSCO:EOG09264ZDJ); protein product: MTEIVLEDSGYLCAQPGQKSLLIADEKKQANFELGVSMIIYRWETLQTAVDNLWGGPNSADKRDWMTGIIVDSFKENNEIDIIYIHELLFNAMQDEFGVVVEDESTVVVGQRVVQAYKECLAGNFDNVKHMYEHWKETQSRRQSEKKVVNVAADPLNPDTSDEEEEEDNDNIPELVEKEDPDAMDVDEGPKHRHEPEVDDDGFTVVHRRHH